A window of the Bacteroidota bacterium genome harbors these coding sequences:
- a CDS encoding T9SS type A sorting domain-containing protein, with protein MRFQRFLSASFAVLAISIFALGAHAQQHLVLFESFTNTCDPCPDGLRPPFDDAVNSVLSSKRNKIIHFSEHIGNICDPCAQSAVGANPTDARLTGNPNGNIIDASAVDRKDFGGGRVSGTGTDWGSQIDQEAALPAVASIALDHVTLDKTSSGTYFIAHAFVKVTLNQSIPDNLKLYFAVLQDGVVLPSSDACSPEPTTQNDVVRYVTSSSPIPVLTGGGAAGASVIVNGSFNIHSPSSDALYDFSKMRLIAFVEESSNSSDYHVVNAANLRTDLDTLAPPPPTLVLDSSGLDDSTFFAGEQVGISYSGTFLVHGVRIFYSPDAGTNWEMIADSITDNYFLWTVPDTVTTQGKIKVVSVDNANLVSIQDGTFSIRFKPYIRFTHPATTKDTATQGVPYTISWTKYQVSTVSLQYQVAALVNPKWIWLVQNSTDTSFTWTPDTFAVVLVQAIPSGNEASAILDTLVVKRSFGRGVASSETSGFAIKDVYPNPVTGKEVFVRYSVPKPCDLTFEIIDLLGHQVYLDRVSVVEPGQYPLKTSGLLPGTYVIRISDGEHAASKRVEVTR; from the coding sequence ATGCGATTTCAACGCTTCCTTTCTGCTTCCTTCGCTGTCCTCGCGATCTCGATTTTTGCTTTGGGCGCTCATGCTCAACAACATCTCGTGCTCTTTGAGTCTTTCACAAACACGTGCGATCCATGTCCAGATGGGCTCAGGCCACCGTTTGATGATGCCGTGAACTCCGTTCTTTCCAGCAAGCGAAACAAGATCATCCATTTTAGCGAGCATATTGGTAATATCTGCGATCCATGTGCCCAATCCGCCGTGGGCGCGAACCCAACAGATGCCAGGCTCACAGGCAATCCTAATGGGAATATAATAGACGCTTCCGCCGTCGATCGCAAGGATTTCGGCGGTGGGCGAGTCTCCGGAACCGGGACGGACTGGGGTTCTCAAATCGATCAGGAAGCTGCCCTTCCAGCGGTTGCCAGCATTGCTCTCGATCATGTCACACTGGACAAAACTTCAAGCGGGACCTACTTCATCGCCCATGCATTTGTCAAAGTCACACTGAATCAGAGCATCCCGGATAATCTTAAGTTGTATTTTGCTGTGCTCCAGGATGGCGTGGTGCTACCATCATCAGATGCGTGCTCACCGGAGCCCACGACGCAAAATGACGTTGTCCGCTACGTGACGTCATCGAGTCCAATACCAGTTTTGACGGGCGGTGGGGCCGCGGGCGCAAGCGTGATCGTCAATGGATCGTTCAATATTCACTCGCCCAGCAGTGATGCATTGTACGATTTCTCCAAGATGCGGCTCATTGCATTCGTCGAGGAGTCATCGAACAGCTCTGACTATCATGTGGTCAATGCCGCTAATTTACGGACCGATCTCGATACGCTTGCTCCGCCGCCGCCGACGCTCGTTCTCGACAGTTCTGGTCTTGACGATTCCACGTTCTTCGCCGGAGAGCAAGTGGGCATCAGTTACAGCGGGACCTTTCTCGTACACGGCGTTCGCATCTTTTATTCGCCCGATGCCGGCACCAACTGGGAGATGATTGCCGATAGCATTACAGATAATTACTTCTTGTGGACGGTCCCTGACACTGTGACCACGCAAGGAAAAATTAAGGTTGTATCGGTCGATAACGCGAATCTGGTATCAATTCAGGACGGGACTTTTTCCATCCGATTTAAACCCTACATTCGCTTTACCCATCCGGCAACAACAAAAGATACTGCGACACAGGGCGTACCCTATACGATCAGTTGGACCAAGTACCAGGTGTCGACGGTTTCCTTGCAGTATCAAGTAGCGGCACTCGTGAATCCAAAATGGATTTGGCTCGTGCAGAACTCCACCGATACATCGTTTACGTGGACTCCCGATACCTTTGCGGTTGTTCTGGTGCAGGCAATACCTTCCGGCAACGAGGCGAGCGCAATCTTGGATACCCTGGTCGTGAAACGATCGTTTGGAAGAGGAGTCGCTTCTTCTGAAACCTCTGGTTTCGCAATTAAAGATGTGTACCCGAACCCAGTGACCGGCAAGGAAGTCTTCGTTCGGTACAGCGTACCGAAACCGTGCGATCTAACATTTGAAATAATCGACTTGCTGGGACATCAAGTATATCTCGACCGCGTCTCGGTTGTCGAGCCCGGACAGTATCCGCTCAAGACGAGTGGCCTGCTTCCCGGCACGTATGTCATTCGAATCTCCGATGGCGAACACGCCGCGTCAAAGCGAGTGGAAGTCACGCGCTAG
- a CDS encoding nucleotidyltransferase family protein, whose product MTLSARILEHRDEILALAAKHGAENVRIFGSVARGNESDASDLDLLVRYGAKRSPFFPGGLKADLEKLLACEIDIVTENALHHLIRDQILAESRPL is encoded by the coding sequence ATGACGCTCTCCGCCCGAATTCTGGAACACCGTGATGAGATTCTCGCCCTTGCTGCAAAGCATGGAGCCGAGAACGTTCGCATTTTCGGCTCCGTAGCAAGGGGGAATGAGTCCGACGCGAGCGATCTGGATCTTTTGGTGCGATACGGCGCGAAACGATCGCCGTTCTTCCCCGGAGGGCTTAAAGCCGATCTCGAAAAACTCCTTGCCTGTGAAATCGACATTGTCACGGAGAATGCGTTGCACCATTTGATCCGCGATCAGATTCTCGCCGAGTCGAGACCGTTATGA